In one Sulfitobacter sp. LCG007 genomic region, the following are encoded:
- a CDS encoding carbohydrate ABC transporter permease, with protein sequence MATQASRSAARLMISPSVILLFFWMAIPLATTLYYSFQRYQLLNPERSGFVGWRNYSRFVFSPGFAGAVSNTLVLVLGVLIITVVLGILIALLIDQPIWGQGPVRILVISPFFIMPPVAALIWKNMFFNPANGLFAEAAKFIGLAPYDFLGQAPLASIILIVSWEWLPFATLILLTALQSLDGEQLEAAEMDGAPALSRFFYIMLPHMSRAITVVILIQTIFLLGVFGEILVTTGGGPGTASTTLPFLIYKEALLDFDAGTAAAGGVVAVILANIVAIFLMKAIGKNLD encoded by the coding sequence ATGGCCACCCAAGCATCGCGCTCAGCCGCGCGCCTGATGATCTCTCCATCGGTGATCCTGCTGTTCTTCTGGATGGCGATCCCGCTTGCGACCACGCTCTATTATTCCTTCCAGCGCTATCAGCTCCTGAACCCGGAACGCTCCGGCTTCGTCGGCTGGCGGAACTATTCGCGCTTCGTCTTCTCTCCCGGTTTCGCCGGCGCGGTCAGCAACACGCTTGTCCTCGTGCTGGGCGTGCTGATCATCACCGTGGTGCTTGGCATCCTCATCGCGCTGCTGATCGACCAGCCGATCTGGGGCCAGGGGCCGGTGCGCATCCTCGTGATCTCGCCCTTCTTCATCATGCCCCCCGTCGCGGCGCTGATCTGGAAGAACATGTTCTTCAACCCCGCCAACGGGCTCTTTGCCGAGGCCGCGAAATTCATCGGGCTCGCGCCATATGACTTTCTGGGACAGGCGCCGCTCGCCTCGATCATCCTGATCGTGTCCTGGGAATGGCTTCCCTTCGCCACGCTGATCCTGCTGACCGCGCTGCAATCGCTCGACGGCGAGCAGCTAGAGGCGGCCGAGATGGACGGGGCTCCCGCGCTCAGCCGGTTCTTCTACATCATGCTGCCGCACATGAGCCGGGCGATCACCGTGGTGATCCTGATCCAGACCATCTTCCTGCTCGGCGTCTTCGGCGAGATCCTCGTCACCACCGGCGGCGGGCCGGGCACCGCGTCGACCACGCTGCCCTTCCTGATCTACAAGGAGGCCCTCCTCGACTTCGACGCCGGCACCGCCGCCGCCGGAGGCGTGGTGGCCGTCATCCTCGCAAACATCGTCGCCATCTTCCTGATGAAGGCGATCGGCAAGAACCTGGATTGA
- a CDS encoding carbohydrate ABC transporter permease: protein MARAVTPARKTINTAAAWTVALIIFFPILWTVLTSFKPEPVAVASPPVFLGFDWTMQNYNDVIELRGYGQFFWNSVIISVGSTLLGMVIAIPAAWAMAFVHGPRTKDVLMWMLSTKMMPAAGVLVPIYLMGKSLGLIDTRFMLTIVLMLMNLPIIVWMLYTYFREIPNDILEAARMDGASLWNEIVYVLTPMAVPGIASTLLLNVILAWNESFWTLNLTSFEAAPLTKFIAGFSSPQGLFYGKLSAASVMAIVPIMILGWFSQKQLVRGLTFGAVK, encoded by the coding sequence ATGGCACGCGCAGTCACGCCCGCCCGCAAGACGATCAACACGGCTGCCGCATGGACCGTCGCGCTGATCATCTTCTTTCCCATCCTCTGGACCGTCCTGACCAGCTTCAAGCCCGAGCCCGTCGCGGTGGCGTCGCCGCCGGTCTTCCTTGGCTTCGACTGGACGATGCAGAACTACAACGACGTGATCGAGCTGCGGGGCTACGGGCAGTTCTTCTGGAACTCGGTCATCATCTCGGTCGGCTCGACCCTTCTCGGGATGGTCATCGCGATCCCCGCCGCCTGGGCCATGGCCTTCGTCCACGGTCCGCGAACCAAGGACGTGCTGATGTGGATGCTGTCGACAAAGATGATGCCGGCGGCAGGCGTGCTGGTCCCGATCTATCTCATGGGCAAGTCGCTGGGCCTGATCGACACACGGTTCATGCTGACCATCGTGCTGATGCTCATGAACCTGCCGATCATCGTCTGGATGCTCTACACCTACTTCCGCGAGATCCCCAACGACATCCTCGAGGCCGCGCGGATGGACGGCGCAAGCCTGTGGAACGAGATCGTCTATGTCCTGACGCCGATGGCGGTCCCGGGCATCGCCTCGACCCTCCTGCTCAACGTGATCCTGGCCTGGAATGAATCCTTCTGGACGCTCAACCTTACCTCGTTCGAGGCGGCGCCGCTGACCAAGTTCATCGCCGGCTTCTCGTCGCCGCAGGGACTGTTCTACGGCAAGCTATCGGCCGCCTCGGTGATGGCGATCGTTCCGATCATGATCCTCGGCTGGTTCAGCCAGAAACAACTCGTCCGCGGCCTGACCTTCGGCGCGGTGAAGTAG
- a CDS encoding ABC transporter ATP-binding protein, which produces MGRIQLKDVKKSFGDVTVIPPLNLEIEDGEFVVFVGPSGCGKSTLLRLIAGLEDVSGGRIEIDGADSTRLPPAKRGLAMVFQSYALYPHMSVRKNIAFPMKMAGVPQDEQDRRIADAARALNLADYLDRRPGQLSGGQRQRVAIGRAIVREPSAFLFDEPLSNLDAALRVGMRMEISELHEKLATTMIYVTHDQVEAMTMADKIVVLRAGHVEQVGSPLELYRRPRNLFVAGFIGSPKMNLLNGPEAARYQAKTIGIRPEHISVAAGGGTWTGTVGVSEHLGSDTFFHVNVDGLAEPLTVRAGGEIDLHHGDTIHLIPNEEHLHRFDDKGLRMK; this is translated from the coding sequence ATGGGACGCATACAGCTCAAAGACGTCAAGAAATCCTTCGGCGATGTCACGGTCATTCCGCCCCTGAACCTCGAGATCGAGGACGGAGAGTTCGTGGTCTTCGTCGGACCCTCCGGTTGCGGCAAGTCCACGCTCCTGCGCCTGATCGCCGGGCTCGAGGACGTGAGCGGCGGCCGGATCGAGATCGACGGCGCGGACTCCACCCGCCTTCCCCCGGCAAAGCGCGGACTGGCGATGGTGTTCCAGTCCTATGCGCTTTACCCGCACATGTCGGTGCGAAAGAACATCGCATTCCCGATGAAGATGGCCGGCGTGCCGCAGGATGAGCAGGACCGCCGCATCGCCGATGCGGCCCGCGCGCTGAACCTGGCCGATTATCTCGACCGCCGTCCCGGCCAGCTTTCAGGCGGCCAGCGCCAGCGGGTCGCCATCGGGCGGGCCATTGTGCGCGAACCTTCGGCCTTTCTCTTCGACGAGCCGCTGTCGAACCTCGACGCTGCGCTGCGGGTGGGGATGCGGATGGAGATTTCGGAACTGCACGAAAAGCTCGCGACCACGATGATCTACGTCACGCACGACCAGGTCGAGGCGATGACCATGGCCGACAAGATCGTGGTGTTGCGGGCGGGTCATGTCGAACAGGTGGGCAGCCCGCTCGAGCTTTACCGCCGGCCGCGCAACCTGTTCGTCGCCGGCTTCATCGGCTCGCCTAAGATGAACCTGCTGAACGGGCCGGAAGCGGCCAGGTATCAGGCCAAGACCATCGGCATTCGCCCCGAGCATATCTCGGTCGCGGCCGGAGGGGGCACCTGGACGGGTACGGTAGGCGTCTCCGAACACCTCGGCTCGGACACCTTCTTTCACGTCAATGTCGACGGTCTGGCCGAGCCACTGACCGTGCGGGCGGGAGGCGAGATCGACCTCCATCACGGCGACACGATCCATCTCATTCCGAACGAGGAGCATCTGCACCGGTTCGACGACAAGGGACTGCGTATGAAATGA
- a CDS encoding L-iditol 2-dehydrogenase, whose translation MKRLENKVALVTGGARGIGRAICEAYAREGARVAVADLLERDATETASALGSQGMAVRMDVTDPGSIRAGVDAVASAWGGIDILVNNAGIFNMASIDRITPEDYRRQYDVNVGGTIFAIQAVVPLMKQRGGGAIINFSSQAGRRGEPNIAIYCSSKAAVISLTQSLALELAGDNIRVNGIAPGVVDTPMWDIVDAQFAEYENKPKGQKKREVGAAVPLGRMGDPAEIADPCVFLASDEARYITAQTLNVDGGNWMS comes from the coding sequence ATGAAGAGACTCGAGAACAAGGTCGCGCTTGTAACCGGTGGTGCACGGGGCATCGGACGCGCGATCTGCGAGGCCTATGCCCGCGAAGGCGCCAGAGTTGCCGTCGCCGACCTGCTCGAGCGGGATGCGACGGAGACCGCCTCGGCACTCGGATCGCAGGGCATGGCGGTGCGGATGGACGTGACCGATCCCGGGTCCATCCGTGCCGGTGTCGATGCCGTGGCGAGCGCCTGGGGTGGCATCGACATCCTCGTGAACAATGCCGGCATCTTCAACATGGCTTCCATCGACAGGATCACGCCCGAAGACTACCGCCGGCAATATGACGTGAATGTCGGAGGCACGATCTTCGCGATCCAGGCCGTCGTGCCGCTGATGAAGCAGCGCGGTGGCGGCGCCATCATCAATTTCTCGAGCCAGGCCGGGCGCCGGGGCGAGCCCAATATCGCCATCTATTGCTCGAGCAAGGCGGCGGTGATCTCGCTGACCCAGTCGCTGGCGCTGGAACTTGCGGGCGATAACATCCGGGTAAACGGGATCGCTCCGGGAGTCGTGGATACGCCGATGTGGGATATTGTCGACGCCCAGTTCGCCGAGTACGAGAACAAGCCCAAGGGTCAGAAGAAACGCGAGGTCGGGGCGGCGGTGCCGCTCGGACGCATGGGCGATCCGGCCGAAATCGCCGACCCCTGCGTTTTCCTCGCCTCCGACGAGGCACGTTACATCACCGCGCAGACGCTGAACGTCGACGGCGGAAATTGGATGAGCTGA